TTTAACGAACAAAAGCATAAAACACTTCATGAAAAAGTATTCTGAAGAATAATCAATCCCAAAGCTGGAGTTTTAAATCTATCAAAGCCACCAGCTaaaatctaaaagcagaaatagAAGCAAAACATGGATAACATTAACAAGAAAAGATCAAGATTTGAAGAAAACGCAACACCTTGAGAACACAAAGCACGCCTAGTATTGTGGAAGAAGTGGAGCAGAGACGGAGGATTCAAGTACCGGCTCGATCTGAAAAGTTACCGGGATCCTGTATTCACATGGGTGCTGTTTTTCAGAGCCATAAGAACGATTCCAGTAGCTGCAAGGCCCGATCATTATCCAAGATACATGAAATAGGGTTCTGCAATCGACTGTGCAGGCCGAGGACGGGAAAAACCCGAGAAAAGGAGCGAACACTTTAAAGTATTATTCTCAGTTATTGCTATTAGCCTAGGATATTTAAATCGCTGCATGCTTGATCACTCTGAAAACGCATTATTTGTCAATCTCTTTCTGAAACGATCGAGTCGGTATTTCTTGATTCCTATGCAGGCCTAAATTTCTCCGAGAGAACCAGATCGCATACCAATCACGGTTAGACTatagaaagaaggaaaagaatccTTTTCGAAACcctaaaacaaaaaagagaaaagcgAGAAGAAACACATGCAATGCAATTGAACTTAGTTGCCGGATTCGTTCGCATTAAACTGTTATCTTTAATTTGTTTAAACGATGCGACCATCCGAACTATGAACAGGACTAGATGAGATATTACCCCAAGAACatcaataagaaaagaaaagatctcTGCGTTTAGAAGCAAGAAATGACATCAAGAACTCGGAAGATCGATCAAGAATCGCGTAAAAGAGGAGATAGAGGACTTGACTACGGTCCAGACCTGAGAGCTGGTGGAATCTTGGGTTTTACCTGGGCGCCGTTCGGCCCGTTCCGCGGGCCTCTGCGATCGATCGCAGTAGGAGCGACTCCTGGTCCTTTGAAAGGCCCAAGGTCCATGGGCGCCGCGGGCGAGGACCGTGGAGAGACGTCTTCGCATTCCGACGCTGGTGGAAGAGGAGGAAatcagagaagagaagaacaagaTATTGGAATAACAAACACGGCGGAGAGGGCAGCGACTGACGTGCCCTCTCGACGGACCGCTGCCGCTCCTTGGGGGAACCCAATTCTCAGGGATATACAatatatatccatatatatatatatatatatataatgatatATTATTTGGAATAGGTAGATTAGTctgtttaaaaattaaaataaatattaattaaatcaaacaacaacaaaaaaaaaagagaaataaatttattttaaaaaaaaatcaaaacaaaagcTCAGCTTCTCTGGAAGGAAGTCccattttacaaaaaaaaaataatagtccCCAATCCCTTCATATAAACCTCACCTTCTATTTATAAAACCACATCTCTTTTCCGCTATAAAAATATCACCATCTCCTATTAAAATACAAAAATATCAACATCGCACTCTAACTAAAAAAACAAACTCAAATGTACTCCATCTAAAAGAACTAATAGTAGAATTGAAACAATAATAAACTATATATAAAATTCTAATATAAAAAGAATTAGCAATAGGTTTTCAATTTTCTTCATTGCGAAGGCAATGCTAACAATATTGAACTTGTTGATGTTACAAAACACCGCAGTAATTATTGCCAATACTACAATAATAACATcaacatacaacatatttcaccATATTTCGAGTTCCGACATACAACTCCAACTTGAACCCTTCATAGAAAGATTGTGGTCGGTGCATCCCCTACGAAAGAGGGTTCCCGCCCGTCAGTTTTTTTTTACCTTCCAAGTGTTATGCGCCCTTCAACTCACAGCATATCAAACTCCTTAGTCCGTGTTTCAAAATGGATCGAATGGGGAGCCCACGAGCCATTGTCTGGAGCACGTCCGTGCCCCAGGGGCCACGTCGAGGTAATGCGCACTGCATCCTCGGCCGTGCCGACGACACTTTCGTGGGTGGGATCAATCGCCCGAGCTTCGGCCGCTAGCACGGCCCACaatcaaataaattaaaataacatagATTTTTTATTGGCTCGAACAATAATTTCTTCAATGACAAGTCCCTTTCGATACATATCCCAAAGTTTATCCTCCAACATATTTTTAGCATTGGCTCCACGATTATTATGCTGAACTTATATCAAGCATCTAGCTTACCCCATTGTTGCTTGTTATTATTGCTTGCTACAACATCAACTATTGCCTACACAATatgcagaaaaaaataaaataataataagaagcCTATTGGTAATAATGCTCTTGACTGCCTGACTCGTAATGTAGGCACCATTCCTCGTAGAATCTACATGGCCCGATTGTTGGCAGAACCAATCGGAGAAACCTCAAGAGGTTCCTTTATTTCTAAATTCTCATCAACCCCATTGCCTGAGATGCGAGACTAGTTGATCCACCTCGTTCATCAATGCTTGAAGGGGGCAAATTACCAGCCTCCAAGTTACCAGGGATCATCCTCCTTTTCGTAAAGAACTTTATTAGGACCAGAAGAAGCATTGGCTTCATCACGACTTATATCTAAAGCCACTGCACGATTTTCCGCAGTAGGAGGCTGATGCTGGTCTGTCAATGTGGCGCCACCAGGCAGTTCTTTGTCAATGGCAGTTCTATTCTAGATGGCGTAATATTTTCAAACTCGAAAGCATCAACAAAGGAACTGCAAATAACACCAGAGGCGCACATACTGCCATCTCCAATTTTTTCAATCAATGGGTTTACTCTCATTCAATGATGGACTCCTTAACTTAGACTCAACGTATTTCAGATTTTCTTCCGGACTTGATTTATTCTTGAATTGATCAAACTTGCCATGCTTTGAGTTTTCATAATTTGATCCAGTCTCTAATTGATTAAACtctttctacttcaaatcttcATCTCTAAACCATTTTTACTCTTCTATTTTTGGGGAAGCTTGTAATTGgaatataattttcagattttttttttatgatgtcTCATCTTGCTAGAACTTGAGTGGATGACTATAAGAATATCCTACCACTACAACAAAAAATCTGTTTGCCGACCCTATATTGCCGACGCTagataaaagcgtcggcaaaatttTTTCTTGCAACAGTAAATGCCGACGCTTTTGGAAAGCGTCGGTACACTTTCTTCAGCTCTTATCTATTATGGACATAGAGataattttttctaaaatttgaatAATGCACATCACCTTCGTAGATGTTCTTCTCACAACTCCATCGTTGAGAATATCTGTTGGCATTGTTTTTGACTAATTCAAGACATCCCATAAATTGTCCTATCAAATAAAACTTGATAGTAGGCTTCCACATTGGATAACATATATTGTTCAACTTTCATTAAGAGACAGTAGTAACAAAAGCATTCATATTGATATTGGTGAGATTAGGCATGTTGAACCTATTATGATAGATGGTGATAGCATCAACCATAATGATTCATCTCTCGAATCATTAAACAAGAGTCTACATGCTTGTGTTGCTGCACAACAAATTGTTGTAAACTCTTTAACCATATCGAGCTACAAACGTATAAACCatcaattttaaaatatatagctCTAATATCATGTAAAACTGCATGCTATCTAGAGTAAATTGATCGGGCTAACTCAGGATTCAGAATAACTACCAattaaatcaagcaataataaTGTAGGACAAAAATTtgtgagaaaaaaataaatttgtttgaaaaaaaaataaatctgaaataaaTAGTTTCTCGCAGGGAGTTTGGACGTACGACACGAGCTTGTTAAATGTTCTCCACCCATCCATCAAGAATTTTAACGGGAGAGCCTTCCGGTCATTGAAACAGCTAGACCTTTTTCTTTGGAGGATTGAATGTGGACCCTCTTCATCGAAGTGACCCAGTGGTACGACCTGGGTGTATTTGAAACTGTGGGAAGCAAAGCCCACTTGATCTGTATAATGGATCCAATAGAAACACAAATATATGCTATGCAACATTTAAAACTTGGTTTAAATCGGTCAGATCAAGTGGGCTTTGCTCTCCACAGTttcagtcctttttttttttttgatttaaataTCGATACTTTTGAAGCGAATGACCGTATTATGAAGAGAGGAGTCAAAAAGTCAGTTCTGCGCTGCAATATGCCTTGACCGTTCATGCAGCACGATCGCCACAAGAATATGACCATTCTAATAAGCTGGTCAACTATGGAGGAACCATCTCTCCTTTGAGAGGGAATTTCAGCAGTGCAAATTAGCTGCTTTCAGAATTCAATTGGTCTGTTACTGTCATCGGAACACACGAAGGAACAAATCACAGTTACACGTCCACAATATCACATGTGAATCTTGGGTTGTATCGGAATGAGACGATACAATTCCCATCCTCCGATAGTAATCTCGATGAGCGCATGGCTTCCGGTCGTTAAGTAGTCGGCATTCCCTTCTAATCAACTGCGCTTCAGCTGCATAACACAATCCATGAAAGTTGGAGGGTTTTTCCTAGCTTCCTCATCCTCGCAGGAGGCGATGGCAAACCCACACCTTCCCCGCTTCTGGAAGACGTCAAGCAGTTGCCATATTCTTCCCTGAGAGTGAAAGCAGCAGATTCAGAACGTCAGagataaggaaaagaaagataAGATGCTTATTTGGACGCACAAATTTAAAAACATTACTTTCTACTATCTGATCGAATATGGGATACTAACTTTCAATGGTAGCATCAAGCCTCGCATCCCCAGAGCCATATGAAGACTAGCCTGACAGGGTTATAACGGGTTCGGAAAAGGCAAAAAACTTCAAAACGCTACCGCAGAAAAAAGTGGCAAGAAGAGGGACTAAACAAAACTCCGTCTCCTCTCTTCTGTTAGCTGGCTATGCCTCCCTCATATATGAccggcaaaagagagagagagagagagagataaaattAAAGAAGTATAAAACAAAGCTCCAACTTTTTGCAAGAGTGTTTGTGTTGCGATCGGTAAAGTTTCCTTGGGCGACAAAAATTTTGATGGCTAACGCTATTACCTGAAATACTTGATAAATCAGGTATTGCGCCTGAAGGATGCCCGGAGTCGAAGCAGCAAGTATCATCTTTGTTTGCCCGGATGGAGTAGCTTTATCAAGCCGACCAAAAATCTGAAAATCCACAAGAGTGGAGTAAGCCGATCAAATAGGTGAACATCCATCATATTATGCCTCTGAAAATGCAACAGATTCGAGGGATTAGTTGATCACGATGTCCTTTGTTTTTGCACTTTTCATTTCTGCACATATCTCACTCTTGATTTATTCTTAAAGCAATTAGAAATTATTAGAACACTTGAATTTGCATCAATGGAAAATACAAGTTCCTAATATATAATAGATGCATCAATTTTGAGAACGGATTAATAGCAAGACCAGATATCAACCATCTGTCTCGATTACATGATTCTACCTTAGATCATGTGCTCTCTTGAGCACCAAGATCATGACATATTTTGCCCAAACATTTACGACGTTCAAACAAGGGACACATAAAAATACTGTGGACTACTTCCTCTGGTCTCGCCATGAATGGCTGCTCCATCTAGCACCTCCCCACTCCCCtcccctttttttgtttttgtgcgTGTGCGTGGGCACCCACGAGAGAGAAGGATGGGAGAAACCATGCATTTGGCtccatttcaaaaagaaaatgaaatgaaGCAAGGACCGTCCCGAAAGGTCTAAAAGTAGAATGCTCCATCCAACTTCTCCCATCGAGAAATTTGCTTGCCCTCAGCGGTTTCTCGACCTACATGAGATTCGTCAAGGACCAATAGGAGGTCTGAAAAGGACACATGCTTGTACCGTGCGTGAACAATGAGGGATTTATGCGTATTAGAATAGTAATATACATGAATAACCAGAAAGTAATATGGATGATACATGAGATCTTCTTGAACATATAATATTCCAATATCTCCAGAATTTTTGAAGCATGATTTGCTTTATTCAAATATTAGCGGAGCAAAAGGGTTATGCAAATCTGAGAGAAGTTGCAGGCCATTCATCAGCTTTTTGAAGAATGGATTCAACATCTAAATGATTACTGTATAGCAAGATACCAGCAAGAATTAAAAAACACATCTCTTTCCTCCGCAGTGCACGGACGCCTGGAACCCATGCACGTGAATGCATGTTTACATGCATGCTGCACAGATAcacagagagaaaaaaaagggttgaaatgatagatttttacTTTACCCGATAATTAAGAGCACGAGAGCTATAATCCACAAGAGGTACTGATACACCTTGTGCTTTGGTTTCCCGAGTTGCATATCATAACCAGGCGGGATGTGCTTCCGATTGATCCATCCAAATTGGGGACGAATAAGAAGGATAAAACCAAGAAGGAAACCTGTGATGAATCCTCCAATATGTGCAGAGCTATCCACATGGGGAATCATCCCGACAGCCAAGTTGATGGAAATAACAACCACGAGTGTCAGAAGTGCTGCACACTGAAGAAGGAGCTTCCAAGTCACGGTTAAGCACTTCAAAAGTGTAGCTGTAAAGCTTCGATGGACATGCTGACATTGGGGAGTGGATTTGTCTTCACCTTATTTGCATAAATGGTCCAATTTATGATGAGCTCGGAAAGTATAGCCCCTAACAATCCGAAGAGAGCACCTGATGCGCCAACTGATATATTTGTTCGGATCGAGAGACAAGACAGCAAGCTCCCCCCAAATCCAGAAAGTATATATAATATTCCAATTTTCACTGCACAAAAGTCAGATCATCACAAAACCAGTCACGTACCAGCTATACAGATCTTCAGTTCAGGTGGCACGAGCATTTGGAACGTTTAAAGTGCTGCTTATTATGGGAAACTAATGAACAGCACAACATTTCATACCTGGAGTATAAGATTCCTGGAAAATTAAGGTATATCTTGCCATCATCTATCTGATGATAAAATTTTCCGAATGTAGTTTCTTCATTACAATGGAAAATGACAAATAATACCAAATGCTCCATTATGCATCTGGATCCATGATTGGGTGCGGGGCCCCAGCTAACATGAAGCTATGCCTCAGAGCATGTAATCCAATACAAATCCATAGCGATCTTTTGTTAATGATGACCAAAATAcaattctgaatttttttttgatgatcagGGAGGTAAAACCACCCGGCCAGCAATTCTTAAAATCCATAACAAATACTCTTGTAAGCAAAAGTGCAGGATGATGCTTCTTACTTTTGCATCA
This portion of the Phoenix dactylifera cultivar Barhee BC4 chromosome 11, palm_55x_up_171113_PBpolish2nd_filt_p, whole genome shotgun sequence genome encodes:
- the LOC103721389 gene encoding RHOMBOID-like protein 3 isoform X1, translated to MGKKRPGSSEDVEAAWAVEAPPQQLESWVAWLVPTFAVASVVAFAYTMYVNDCPTLHTHPSDCVFPALGRFAFEPLKVNHLLGPNYYTLDRLGALDYKKVVEEGEGWRLLACTWLHAGVVHLLANMLSLLFIGVRLEQEFGFVKIGILYILSGFGGSLLSCLSIRTNISVGASGALFGLLGAILSELIINWTIYANKCAALLTLVVVISINLAVGMIPHVDSSAHIGGFITGFLLGFILLIRPQFGWINRKHIPPGYDMQLGKPKHKVYQYLLWIIALVLLIIGFLVGLIKLLHPGKQR
- the LOC103721389 gene encoding RHOMBOID-like protein 3 isoform X2 gives rise to the protein MGKKRPGSSEDVEAAWAVEAPPQQLESWVAWLVPTFAVASVVAFAYTMYVNDCPTLHTHPSDCVFPALGRFAFEPLKVNHLLGPNYYTLDRLGALDYKKVVEEGEGWRLLACTWLHAGVVHLLANMLSLLFIGVRLEQEFGFVKIGILYILSGFGGSLLSCLSIRTNISVGASGALFGLLGAILSELIINWTIYANKCAALLTLVVVISINLAVGMIPHVDSSAHIGGFITGFLLGFILLIRPQFGWINRKHIPPGYDMQLGKPKHKVYQYLLWIIALVLLIIGGII
- the LOC103721389 gene encoding RHOMBOID-like protein 3 isoform X3; its protein translation is MGKKRPGSSEDVEAAWAVEAPPQQLESWVAWLVPTFAVASVVAFAYTMYVNDCPTLHTHPSDCVFPALGRFAFEPLKVNHLLGPNYYTLDRLGALDYKKVVEEGEGWRLLACTWLHAGVVHLLANMLSLLFIGVRLEQEFGFVKIGILYILSGFGGSLLSCLSIRTNISVGASGALFGLLGAILSELIINWTIYANKCAALLTLVVVISINLAVGMIPHVDSSAHIGGFITGFLLGFILLIRPQFGWINRKHIPPGYDMQLGKPKHKVYQYLLWIIALVLLIIG